GGAATTCGACAACGCGATAATGATGAGCGGCAGCAGCGTGGTCGACTGGCCGATCGCTTGCAGCAGGGCGATGCCGACGAAATCCTCGCGTGCCCATTCATGGGTGAGCTGGGTGCCCCAGAGATTGGCGGCGGCAAAGCAGGCAAATCCCACCACCGTCACCGCGCGCGCATCGAAATGGCGCAGCAGCCAGATCGAGATGGGCACCAGCACGAACATTGGCAGCGCGCCATAGGTAAGCAGCAGCAGACCGCTCTGCTCCGGCCTGAGCAGGCCGACATTGCCGAGGAAGTTCGGCACCAGCGACGAGTTGGAGAGCGAGCTCAGCGTGTAGAGCAGGATCACCACCAGCGACAACCCGATATTGCGCGAGAACAGCACGTTGACATGCGCCCAGGGTTGCCGCACCAGCGATTCATTGACCAGGAAGGCGACGAACAGCACGCCGCCGCCGACCAGCAGCGCCATCACCGTGCCGGAGCCGAGCCAGTCCAGCCGGTTGCCCTGGTCGAGGCCGGCATAGATCATCCCGACCGAGGCCCCGAGCAGCAGCATGCCGCCCCAATCGGCCTCGCGCAGCAGGGCGCGATTGACCGGCTCGCCGGGCGTGCCGAGATAGACCATCAGGCCCATCAGCGGTGCGATCACGACGCCCTGCCAGTACAGCCATTGCCAGCCGAGATGCTCGACATAGAAGCCGACCAGCGAGCTCGACGTGTCCAAGGCGAAACCGACGCGGATCGAATAGAGCGCGATCGCCGGCAGCCACCAGCGGATCGGCAGGTTGCGGAACACGATCATCAGCGTTGCCGGCACGAAGGTGCCGAGCAAGAGGCCATGCACGACGCTGAGCG
This genomic interval from Bradyrhizobium guangzhouense contains the following:
- a CDS encoding MFS transporter, yielding MAASDDAGHGPISRGGVARQPLFAVAAVLLGSFLANFDSRLTTIGLPDLRGAFGLSFDEGAWLSTAGIGSQIFIAPAVAWLATVFGLRRVLGIPSLVYAFVSLVIPFVHDYPTLIALSVVHGLLLGTFVPATLMIVFRNLPIRWWLPAIALYSIRVGFALDTSSSLVGFYVEHLGWQWLYWQGVVIAPLMGLMVYLGTPGEPVNRALLREADWGGMLLLGASVGMIYAGLDQGNRLDWLGSGTVMALLVGGGVLFVAFLVNESLVRQPWAHVNVLFSRNIGLSLVVILLYTLSSLSNSSLVPNFLGNVGLLRPEQSGLLLLTYGALPMFVLVPISIWLLRHFDARAVTVVGFACFAAANLWGTQLTHEWAREDFVGIALLQAIGQSTTLLPLIIIALSNSDPSRATSFAAYIQIMRLGGAEIGVALMGTWLRVREQIHSFYIGQNLEVGDVNVVRALKQLADHFAAHGAGSAQARAVGTLASFVAREANVLAYIDGFWLCFWLAVAGLGFIALITRAPPGPFMPAPFGFAKRVLRKCGVQVS